The uncultured Roseibium sp. genome contains a region encoding:
- a CDS encoding pseudouridine-5'-phosphate glycosidase, whose amino-acid sequence MITLAEDVQMALAEGRPVVALESTIITHGMPYPANIETARQVEDDVRSAGATPATIAVMDGRIRIGLNDTDLDRLANADDVMKCSRADLALAMSQGRMGSTTVAATMMAAHAEGIRVFATGGIGGVHKGAEESFDISADLDELNRTPVCVVAAGAKALLDLPKTLEVLETRGVPVIGYRTDELPAFWSRESGLAAPYRMDTPEEIARLLNTRQLFGNHGGVLIANPVPAEHEIPRAETAAYIDEAIARADRDNIRGKAVTPYVLSAILELTGGRSLQTNIGLVRNNARLAAQIAAAL is encoded by the coding sequence ATGATCACCCTTGCCGAGGACGTCCAGATGGCTCTTGCCGAGGGGCGTCCCGTCGTGGCCCTGGAATCCACCATCATCACGCATGGCATGCCTTATCCGGCGAATATCGAGACGGCCCGGCAGGTTGAGGACGATGTCCGCTCGGCCGGCGCGACACCCGCCACGATCGCCGTCATGGACGGCCGGATCCGGATCGGACTGAACGATACGGATCTCGACCGCCTGGCCAATGCCGACGACGTCATGAAATGCTCGCGCGCGGATCTGGCCTTAGCGATGTCCCAAGGTCGGATGGGGTCCACCACCGTGGCCGCGACAATGATGGCCGCCCATGCGGAAGGCATTCGTGTCTTTGCCACCGGCGGCATCGGCGGCGTACACAAGGGCGCGGAGGAAAGCTTCGATATTTCCGCAGACCTTGACGAACTGAACCGCACACCGGTCTGCGTCGTCGCTGCCGGTGCCAAGGCCCTGCTTGATCTACCTAAGACGCTGGAAGTGCTGGAGACCCGGGGCGTCCCGGTGATCGGCTACCGAACCGACGAGTTGCCCGCCTTCTGGTCGCGGGAAAGCGGCCTCGCCGCCCCCTATCGGATGGATACTCCTGAGGAGATCGCCCGTCTGTTGAACACAAGGCAGCTCTTCGGCAACCACGGCGGCGTCCTGATTGCAAATCCGGTGCCTGCCGAACATGAAATTCCGCGCGCGGAAACAGCGGCTTACATCGACGAGGCCATCGCACGAGCGGACCGGGACAACATCCGGGGCAAGGCGGTAACGCCCTATGTTCTGTCCGCGATCCTGGAACTGACCGGCGGCCGCAGCCTGCAGACCAACATCGGACTTGTCCGCAATAACGCGCGGCTTGCCGCTCAAATTGCCGCCGCTCTTTAG
- a CDS encoding PfkB family carbohydrate kinase, with product MPVPPSRSVSPVLCIGAVHWDSLARARRPITPDTSTPSDIIQSPGGVATNVARALVRLGVPTTLCGVVGDDMPGRSIREQLDREGLSLRLLERRGEVTGQYLALHDPDGALVAACVDDSILGKTSPEILRATLALLATEMPAPALWFADANLPPDILNAVADQAPQSRLAADAVSFAKARRLDGIMNRLQLLFANRAEAAALAGCPQSAPLAEIAANLHDRGVSEVVITDGTGLALASVGAIVREYAPKPATVRDVTGAGDALIAGTLAALARGEDLFGAVPLGLAAAHLTVQSAGAVPADLSWSVVSGKRDSDPT from the coding sequence ATGCCTGTTCCCCCTTCCCGTTCCGTCAGCCCAGTCCTGTGTATCGGCGCGGTTCACTGGGACAGTCTGGCCCGGGCCCGTCGTCCGATCACGCCGGACACGTCCACCCCCTCCGATATCATACAGAGCCCCGGCGGCGTCGCGACGAATGTTGCACGGGCCCTCGTCCGGCTCGGCGTCCCCACGACCCTGTGCGGTGTCGTTGGCGACGATATGCCCGGCCGATCCATCAGGGAACAATTGGACCGGGAAGGTCTTTCTCTTCGCCTGTTGGAACGAAGGGGAGAGGTTACAGGCCAGTACCTTGCGCTCCACGACCCGGACGGCGCTCTGGTTGCGGCCTGTGTCGACGATTCCATCCTCGGGAAAACGTCTCCAGAGATCTTGCGGGCCACACTGGCATTACTGGCAACCGAAATGCCGGCTCCCGCCCTCTGGTTCGCCGATGCCAATCTGCCGCCAGACATATTGAATGCGGTCGCCGACCAGGCTCCGCAAAGCCGCCTCGCCGCCGACGCGGTATCTTTCGCAAAAGCCCGCCGGCTCGACGGGATTATGAATAGGCTGCAGCTCCTGTTTGCAAACCGGGCGGAGGCCGCAGCCCTTGCGGGCTGCCCGCAATCGGCCCCTTTAGCCGAAATCGCTGCAAACCTGCACGACCGGGGCGTGTCTGAGGTCGTCATCACCGACGGGACCGGGCTGGCTCTGGCTTCCGTAGGCGCGATTGTCAGGGAATATGCGCCGAAACCGGCAACCGTTCGCGACGTGACCGGAGCCGGCGATGCCCTGATTGCCGGAACATTGGCCGCCCTGGCACGGGGAGAGGACCTTTTCGGCGCTGTTCCCTTAGGGCTGGCGGCCGCGCACCTGACCGTTCAATCCGCCGGAGCCGTTCCGGCGGACCTGTCGTGGTCGGTCGTTTCAGGCAAACGTGACAGCGATCCCACTTGA